In Bacillus thuringiensis, the DNA window TAGAGGAGAGTAAGAAACAAGAAGAAGCAAAAAAGCTAGAGGAAAGTAAGAAACAGGACGAAGCAAAAAAGCTAGAAGAGAGTAAGAAACATGAATAGCAAGTAAAATACAGCAACATTTCAGAGCGAATAGAGGTTATAAAGCCGAATAGGTGAGAGGGCATTGCGACTCACCTATTCGGCGTGTCTTCTTTATTTTAACAATACACGTCAAAATCTAGCGGATACGAGAAAACTAGTTGGCCGCATAATGGTGAAAGATATTAATTGGTATAGATAGTGAAAATTAATTGATGTTTTTATTTATTCCTCATTTTTTCGAAAATTCAAAATAATATTGAGAAATAAAAATAACTGAAAATACTAATAAAAAAATGTTGTATTTATATAGTGTTGTTCGTTATAATGAACTTAAGGTTTTTAAAAGAGAACGAACATTAGCTAAGCTAATATAGTTTTCTTTATGTCCCTTATTGAAAAATTATAGGGGGAAAAATATAAAAAACAGCTAGGGGGAATTGATTGTGAGTCTGAAAAAGAAATTAGGTATGGGAGTTGCATCAGCAGCATTGGGGTTATCTTTAATTGGTGGAGGAACATTTGCATTCTTTAGTGATAAAGAAGTATCAAATAATACATTTGCAGCTGGGACGCTAGATCTTACATTAAACCCTAAAACGCTTGTAGATATTAAAGATTTAAAACCAGGGGATTCTGTTAAGAAAGAGTTCTTATTAAAGAACAGTGGTACGTTAGCAATTAAAGACGTTAAATTAGCGACAAAGTATAGTATTACAGATGCAAAAGGTGATAATGCTGGTGAAGATTTTGCTAAGCACATTAAAGTAAAATTCCTTTGGAACTGGGATAAGCAAAGTGAGCCTGTATATGAAACAACTTTAGCGGATTTACAAAATGCTGATCCTGATCTTGTAGCTAAAGATATCTTTGCTCCTGAGTGGGGAGAAAAAGGTGGCTTAGAAGCTGGAACAGAAGATTATCTATGGGTACAATTTGTATTTGAAGATGATGGTAAAGACCAAAATAAATTCCAAGGCGACGCATTGAACTTAGAATGGACATTCAATGCTAACCAAACAGATGGCGAAGAAAGATAATAAATAAAAAAAGCGGGGAATCCCCGCTTTTTTTTATAAAGAAAAAAGAAGTGCCGGTTGTAAGCACTTCTTTCTATTTATTATTTTTGATCGTGCTTCCATTTTGTAAACTCAAGAAATTCACGAAATTGTTCTTTGGAGACACCTGAGCTCATCGCATCTTTAACGAGTTGTGTCCATTCGGAGTCTAAGTGATTTTCCTTTGCTGTTTCATCATGAAGTAGAGTATCAACTGGAATTTGTAGAACTGCTGCAATTTTTTCTAGAAACTGAATGGAAGGGTTTTTTTGTAAATTTCGTTCTATAGAACTAATGTAAGATTTAGCAACACCAGCTTTTTCGGCAAGTTCAGTTAATGAAATACCTTTTTGTAAGCGAAGGCGTTTTATACGTTCTCCAATCATATTTGCGCACCTTTCTATCAATATGTAGTCGTCTTATGATGTCATTATTATAACATAAACTTCGTTAAAAAGAACAAGCCTATTGAGCCTGACTGGATGGCTTCATACGTTGGAAAAAATGTTCGATCTCTTGCAGGGCGATACCAGCGTCTAGAGCTTCAAGTATTAAATCAATCCATTCTTGGTCCAGTGCGTCAGTCTTATCTTTGTACAAATGTAATTCCTCCCTAATTATCGGTCATAACTGCTGCTACAGAATATATGATAATGCAATCGCATTTTGTGTTTTATATAGTGAATTATCAAATATTTTGTAGATAAAACAAAGATAAAATCCCCATTAAATTCCCTCTATGGCGATTATAAAGTTTTTGACAAATATTTTCAATATTTTCAGAAAACATTGTTGAATTGTGATATATTCGTATGCTAACTATGGAATTTTTACAAATATATTAAAAACATTACATAATATAACTAAATATTGAAAAAATATTGAATTTTTAATAAAATTCAATTTGTAATACATATTTTTTATTAGGGGAGGAAATAAGGGATGAACAAGAAACCGTTCAAAGTTTTGTCATCAATCGCTTTGACAGCTGTGTTAGGTCTTTCATTCGGAGCGGGTGGCCAGTCTGCATATGCTGAAACACCTGTGAATAAGACAGCTACGAGCCCAGTCGATGATCATTTAATTCCAGAAGAACGTTTAGCAAATGCGCTAAAAAACCGTGGGGTAATTGATTCGAAGGCTTCAGAGACAGAAACAAAGAAAGCCGTCGAAAAATACGTAGAGAACAAAAAGGGTGAAAATCCTGGGAAAGAAGTATCAAATGGGGACCCACTTACGAAAGAAGCATCTGACTTTTTAAAGAAAGTGAAAGATGCGAAAGCGGATACGAAAGAAAAGTTAGACAAACCAGCAACAGGAACACCTGCAGCGACAGGCCCAGTTAAGGGTGGTCTAAATGGTAAAGTACCAACTTCTCCAGCAAAGGGAAAAGAATATAACGGTGAAGTTCGTAAAGATAAAGTACTCGTTTTACTTGTAGAGTACGCTGACTTTAAACATAACAATATTGATAAAGAACCTGGTTATATGTATACTGACGATTTTAACAAAGAACATTATGAAAAAATGTTATTCGGTAATGAGCCATTCGCATTAGAGGATGGCAGCAAAATCGAAACGTTTAAACAATATTACGAAGAGCAATCTGGCGGTAGTTATACAGTAGACGGAACAGTTACAAAATGGTTAACAGTTCCTGGTAAAGCTGCTGATTACGGTGCAGATGGTGCGACAGGTCATGATAATAAAGGACCAAAAGGACCACGTGATTTAGTAAAAGATGCATTAAAAGCAGCTGTAGATAGCGGTATTGATTTATCTGAGTTTGATCAGTTCGATCAATATGATGTAAATGGCGATGGAAATCAAAAACAACCGGACGGTTTAATCGATCACTTAATGATTATCCATGCGGGTGTTGGACAAGAAGCAGGCGGTGGTAAATTAGGTGATGATGCAATTTGGTCACATCGCTGGACTGTTGGACCAAAACCATTCCCAATTGAAGGCACACAAGCGAAAGTTCCATATTGGGGCGGAAAGATCGCAGCATTCGACTACACAATTGAACCAGAAGATGGCGCAGTTGGTGTATTCGCACATGAATATGGTCATGATTTAGGTCTTCCAGATGAGTATGATACAGACTATACTGGTGACGGTGAACCAATTCAAGCTTGGTCTGTTATGAGTGGCGGAAGCTGGGCTGGTAACATTGCAGGAACAACGCCAACGAGTTTCTCACCACAAAATAAAGAGTTTTTCCAAAAAACAATCGGTGGTAACTGGGCAAATATCGTAGAAGTAGATTACGAGAAATTAAATAAAGGTATCGGTCTAGCAACATATTTAGACCAAAGTGTTACGAAATCTAACCGCCCAGGTATGATTCGTGTTAACTTGCCAGATAAAGATATAAAAACAATTGCTCCAGCATTTGGTAAACAGTATTACTACAGCACAAAAGGTGACAATCTTCACACAAAAATGGAGACGCCACTGTTCGATTTAACAAATGCAACGACTGCGAAATTTGATTTCAAGTCATTGTATGAAATTGAAGCAGAGTATGATTTCCTTGAAGTACATGCTGTAACAGAAGATGGTCAACAAACATTAATCGAAAAACTGGGTGAGAAAGCAAATAGTGGAAATGCACATTCAACAAATGGAAAATGGATTGATAAATCATACGATTTAAGCCAATTCAAAGGTAAGAAAGTAAAATTAACATTTGAGTACATTACAGATGGTGGTTTAGCATTAAACGGTTTCCTACTTGATAATGCATCACTAAATGTAGACGGTAAAGTAGTATTCTCTGATGATGCAGAAGGTACACCGCAGTTCAAATTAGATGGATTCGCTGTATCTAATGGAACAGAGAAGAAAAAACATAACTATTATGTAGAGTGGAGAAACTATGCTGGTTCGGATAACGCATTGAAATATGCTCGCGGTCCAGAATACAACACAGGTATGGTTGTATGGTATGCAGACTCAGCTTATACAGATAACTGGGTTGGTTTACATCCAGGACATGGTTTCCTTGGCGTAGTTGATTCTCATCCAGAAGCAATTGTTGGAACTTTAAATGGTAAACCAACAGTAGCAAGTAGTACACGATTCCAAATCGCTGATGCGGCGTTCTCATTTGATAAAACGCCAGCTTGGAAAGTTGTATCTCCAACGCGCGGAACGTATACGTATAATGGCTTAGCAGGCGTACCGAAGTTTGATGATTCGAAAACGTATATTAATAAACAGATTCCAGATGCAGGACGTATTTTACCGAATCTTGGCCTGAAGTTTGAAGTAGTAGGACAAGCTGATGATAATTCTGCAGGTGCTGTTCGTTTATATCGTTAATACAGTAAAACTACCGGGAGATTTTCTTTCGGTAGTTTTTTTTGAGCAATGAATTTTAAATAAAAGAAGAAATTATATATAATGTAACTTTACGAATAGAAATTTATTATATATGAAGTCTATATAAATAATGAAAGAATTGGATAAAAATAGTGGGAGAAGGTGAATGGATGAGTGTTTCTTCTATTGTAAATAAACAAAAAGCATATTTTTATAATGGCCATACGAGAAGTGTAGAAGTGAGAAAGAATAATTTGAAGAAGCTTTATAAAGGCATTCAGCGTTTTGAAGAAGAAATATTTCAGGCATTGAAATTAGATTTAAATAAGTCAGTTCATGAGTCGTTTACAACGGAAGTTGGATATGTATTAAAAGAAATTTCCTTTCAATTGAAGCATATTTCATCGTGGAGTAAACCGAAGCGGGTTCGAACAGCACTCACTCATTTTGGATCAAAGGGGAAAGTAGTACCTGAACCATACGGTGTGACACTTATTATTGCACCGTGGAACTATCCATTTCAATTAGCAATTGCACCTCTTGTAGGAGCGTTGGCGGCTGGAAACACAATTGTTTTAAAGCCGTCAGAGTTAACGCCAAACGTTTCCAAAGTACTTACGAGAATGTTAGAGGAATTATTCCAAGAAGAGCTTGTAGCGGTAGTAGAAGGCGGTGTAGAAGAGAGTACGGCATTGTTAAAGGAACCGTTTGATTATATTTTCTTTACAGGTAGTGTCGGTGTTGGAAAAGTTGTGATGGAAGCAGCAGCGAAACGGTTGACGCCACTCACGTTAGAGCTTGGCGGAAAAAGTCCATGTATTGTACATAAAGATGCAAAAATAGATGTAACAGCAAGAAGAATTGTGTGGGGTAAGTTTTTAAATGCAGGGCAAACGTGTGTAGCGCCTGATTATATGTATGTGCATGCTTCGGTGAAAGAACAGTTAATTGAGGCATTACGACACGAAATTGCGGAGCAGTATGGAAAAGATCCACTGAACAATGACAATTATGTACGAATTGTGACTGAACGTCATTTTGAACGTTTATGTACATTTTTGAAAGATGGTAAAACGGTAATCGGCGGGAACTATAAAAAAGAAACGTTACATATAGAACCAACAGTGTTAACAAATGTTACATGGCAAAGTACTGTTATGGAAGATGAAATTTTTGGTCCGATTTTACCAATTGTAGAATACGACAACATAGAAGAGGTAATTGGCACAATTCAGCAACATCCGAAGCCATTAGCGTTATATGTATTTTCTGAAGATAAAGAAGTACAAAAGAAAGTGACAAGTAATATTTCATATGGCGGAGGCTGTATTAATGATGTTGTCTATCATCTTGCAACGCCATATTTACCTTTTGGTGGTGTTGGAAGTAGTGGATTAGGTAGTTATCATGGGGAAGAAAGTTTTCGGACTTTTTCACATTATAAAAGCATTTTAGCCCAATCTACGGCATTCGATATGAAAATTCGTTACTCTTCTACAAAAAGTGCTTTAAAATTCATACGAAAGTTGTTAAAATGATGATGGTGTTTATCAGTAGGCGTAGCCGTATGATAATAGCCCCTTCGCAATGGAAGGGGTTTTTCTGTTCGACATATGTATCATGCAAAAATGAATCAAACATACTACATAAAGAATAGAAGAGAACGCTGCTAAACAACCATTTTTGTTTGGATCGAAACAAAAAATAGTCTATAGAACATAAATATTTATTCATGAATATAAAAATTAAAATTTAAGGTAGATAGGACGGGAAAATGAAAAAGATTATTAAAGTTGAAGCAGTAGAAAAACATTTTGGAAATCAAGTGATTATCCCACCTCTTTCTTTAGACATTAAAGAAGGGGAATTTTTAACGATTTTAGGGCCGAGTGGTTGCGGGAAAACAACGTTACTTCGTATGATCGCAGGTTTTGAAACGCCAACTAAAGGGAATCTTTTATTAGATGATGAAAAGATTAACGATTTGCCACCATATAAGCGTCATATGAACTTAGTGTTCCAACATTATGCGCTATTCCCACATATGAATGTGGAGAAAAATATTTGTTTTGGTATGAAAATGCAGAAAGTACCGGCAGCAGAACAAAAAGAGCGTGCTGAAGAGGCAATGCGTTTAACGCAGTTACTTGAGTTCCGTAATCGTAAACCTGCAAAGCTTTCTGGTGGACAGCAGCAGCGTGTAGCGATTGCGAGAGCAATTGTAAATAACCCGCGTGTATTATTACTAGATGAGCCACTTGGGGCGTTAGACTTTAAGTTAAGAAAAGATTTGCAACGTGAATTGAAAAACTTACAACGTAATTTAGGAATTACATTCATATACGTAACGCACGATCAAGAAGAAGCGATGAGCATGAGTGATCGTATTGTCGTTATGAATAAAGGACATATTGAACAAATTGGAACGCCGAAAGAAATTTACAATAAGCCGAAAACAATGTTCGTTGCGACATTTATCGGTGAAAATAATATTGTGAAAAACGGGGAAGGCTATGTAGCAATTCGTCCTGAAAACGTAAAGGTACGTTCGGTTGAAGAGCCAATTTTAAAAGAATACCATCTTGGACATATTGAAGACGTTGAGTTTGTTGGAAATATGGAAAAGCTATATGTACGTGACGAGAAAACATCAGAATTACTAATGGCATATCAGACTGCTGAAGAAGCAGCGCAGTGGAGCATTGGAGATAATGTATACGTAGGCTGGGAGCAAGAGGACGAGGTGACCTTAAATTGAAAAAAGGGAAATTACTCGCACTACCGACAGTCGCGTGGCTGTTAATCTTCTTCCTAATTCCCCTTCTGTTTGTATTGGCATTTGCCTTTATGCAGCGCGGGGCATATGGGACAGTGGAAATGCAATTCACGTTAGAGAATATAGCTCGTGTGTTTGATCCACTATACATGGGAACGTTATGGGAAACTGTTAAGATTGCAGTTATTACAACAGTAATCTGTTTAGTAATTGGTTATCCATTTGCTTATACAATTACAATTGTTGATCGTAAATACCGTTCAATTCTTTTATTATTGGCAACGATCCCGTTTTGGATTAACTTCCTTGTTCGTTCATACGCATGGATTGTTATTTTACGTTCACAAGGTCTTGTAAACACATTGCTATTGAAACTAGGTATTATAAGTGAACCTTTAAATTTACTATATAACACACCTTCTGTAATACTCGGAATGGTCTATTCTTTATTACCATTTATGATTTTACCGGTGTATGCAGCGATTGAGCAGCTTGATAAGCGTAAGCTAGAAGCAGCTTATGATTTAGGAGCAACACCAGCAAAGGCATTTTGGAATGTAACAGTACCGATGACGATGTCAGGGATTGCTACTGGTTCTATTTTAGTGTTTGTTTCTTCTATTGGAATGTTTGTTGTATCAGACGTTATGGGTGGATCGAAAGTAGCATTAATCGGAAACGTAATTCAAAATCAATTCTTAGGAGCGCGTGACTGGCCGTTTGGATCTGCGTTATCTATGATTGTTGTTCTATTCTCTGTTCTGTTAATTTACTTATATTATCGTGCAACGAAAGTATATAAATATGATGGGAACGGAGGGGAATAGGCAAAGATGAAGAAGTTTTTAGTTTCTTATTCTTGGTTAATTTTATTGTTCTTGTATTTTCCAATGATGGTTTTAATGGTATATTCCTTCAATGATTCTCGCATTAATGCGGAATGGGAAGGTTTTACATTCCATTGGTATACAGATTTATTTCAAAAGCAAGATGTTATTGATGCGTTTATAAATAGTATGACGATTGCGATCGTAACGACGATTGTAACGACAGTTCTAGGTGTGATTTTCGCAATTGCAGTACATCGTTATAAATATCGTTATGAAGGGGCTATTAACGGTCTTGTGTATTTACCAATTTTAATTCCTGATATTTTAATGGGATTATCTTTACTTATCTTATTTAGTCAATTAGGTATGGAACTTGGCAAAACAACAATTATTATTGCGCACATTACATTTAGTATTTCATTTGTTGTCGTTATTTTAGCAGCACGTCTTTCTGGTATGGGACGTGATTTAGAAGAGGCTGCGAACGATTTAGGAGCAACGCCGTGGCAAACGTTTCGTTATGTAACGTTCCCAGCAATTGCACCAGGAGTTATTTCAGCAGCATTATTAACATTCACATTATCAATTGATGATTTTGTAATTAGTTTCTTCGTATCAGGACCAGGATCAACAACATTGCCATTATACATTTACAGTATGGTTAAGCGCGGAGTATCACCAGAAATTAATGCACTTTCTACAATTTTAATTGTAGCTATCGTCGGATTAATGGTTCTATCTGAAATCTTCCGTAACAAAGGTGCAGATGGTGAAGAAAACTCTGGAGGACACCTTCCTTTATAATACGAACGATATAGAAAGTACGAGGGGGTAATAAACCGATGAAATTAATGAAAAGATTAGCCGGCGCAGCAATTAGCTTTAGCCTTGTTGCTGGTGTACTTGCTGGTTGTGGTGAAAAGAAAGAAGAATTAAACATTTATAGCTGGGCTGACAATTTTGATGAGCAAGTACTAAGAGATTTTGAAAAGAAATATAACGTGAAAGTTAACTATGATAAGTACGCAAGTAACGAAGAAATGCTTGCGAAATTACAAGCTGGTGGCGCGAAGTATGATTTAATTCAGCCGTCTGATTACATGGTTAAAACAATGGCAAAAATGGATTTATTAGCGCCGTTAGATAAAAAGAATATCCCGAATATCGAAAATATGGTTTCTAATTTCAAAACACCTGCGTTTGACCCAGAGAATAAATATTCTTTAGTATATACTTGGGGCGTAACAGGGATTGCGTACAATAAAAAGTATGTGAAAGAAGCACCTACAAGCTGGGCTGATTTATGGAATGAGAAATATAAAGGGCATGTAACTTTATTAAATGATTCTCGTGAAGTGTTAGGAATGGGTCTTAAGAAGCATGGATTCTCAAACAGCACGAAAGACGATGCACAGTTAAAGACAGCTGCAACGGATTTACAGAAGCTACTTCCAAACTTATTAGCATTTGATACAGATAATATTAAACAAAAATTCATTACAGAAGATGCTTGGATTGGAACAGTTTGGTCTGGAGATGCAGCATTTATCGCAAAAGATAATAAAGATGTAGAGTACGTTGTACCAAAAGAAGGCGGCACAATTTGGGCTGATACGTTAGCAATTCCAAAAGGTGCAAAAAACAAAGAGCTTGCAGAGAAGTTTATGAACTACTTACTAGATGAGAAAGTAAGTGTGAAAAACTACGAGTCAATTGGATACAGTAATCCAAATGAAAAAGCTCATCCTCTTCATAGTAAAGAATATCGTGATAACCACATGATCTTCTTAACGAAAGAAGAATTAGATCGTACGGAATGGCTTGTTGATGTAGACGATAAGTTAAAAGACTATGATCGTTACTGGACAGAGTTAAAAACAAAAGGTAAATAAGTAAGGAAATGCGGTTTCTAAAATAGAAATCGCATTTTTTCATAGTAGGAGGAAATCGCTTGAAAAAGAAGTTGCATCAATATGAGGTAGTATGTATCGTGTTATTACTTGCTGTATTTGGCATTGTTGCTTGGCGCGTACATGTGGGTGGCGTTACAGTGATGGATACATATGTCCGAGGATTAGTAAAAGGATTACAAACAGAGGATTCACTTACATTTTTCTCACACTATACAAAATTAGGGTCTGCCATTGGGATCGTAACTACGCTCGTTATAAGTTTACTTGTTTTTTGGAGAAAACGTTATTATGCTGCGATGATCGTATATCCAATGGGCATTTTAATAACACATCTTGTGAATAAAGGGATAAAAGAAGTTGTGAAAAGAGAGCGTC includes these proteins:
- the calY gene encoding biofilm matrix protein CalY; amino-acid sequence: MSLKKKLGMGVASAALGLSLIGGGTFAFFSDKEVSNNTFAAGTLDLTLNPKTLVDIKDLKPGDSVKKEFLLKNSGTLAIKDVKLATKYSITDAKGDNAGEDFAKHIKVKFLWNWDKQSEPVYETTLADLQNADPDLVAKDIFAPEWGEKGGLEAGTEDYLWVQFVFEDDGKDQNKFQGDALNLEWTFNANQTDGEER
- a CDS encoding helix-turn-helix domain-containing protein — translated: MIGERIKRLRLQKGISLTELAEKAGVAKSYISSIERNLQKNPSIQFLEKIAAVLQIPVDTLLHDETAKENHLDSEWTQLVKDAMSSGVSKEQFREFLEFTKWKHDQK
- a CDS encoding anti-repressor SinI family protein; translation: MYKDKTDALDQEWIDLILEALDAGIALQEIEHFFQRMKPSSQAQ
- the inhA1 gene encoding M6 family metalloprotease immune inhibitor InhA1, producing the protein MNKKPFKVLSSIALTAVLGLSFGAGGQSAYAETPVNKTATSPVDDHLIPEERLANALKNRGVIDSKASETETKKAVEKYVENKKGENPGKEVSNGDPLTKEASDFLKKVKDAKADTKEKLDKPATGTPAATGPVKGGLNGKVPTSPAKGKEYNGEVRKDKVLVLLVEYADFKHNNIDKEPGYMYTDDFNKEHYEKMLFGNEPFALEDGSKIETFKQYYEEQSGGSYTVDGTVTKWLTVPGKAADYGADGATGHDNKGPKGPRDLVKDALKAAVDSGIDLSEFDQFDQYDVNGDGNQKQPDGLIDHLMIIHAGVGQEAGGGKLGDDAIWSHRWTVGPKPFPIEGTQAKVPYWGGKIAAFDYTIEPEDGAVGVFAHEYGHDLGLPDEYDTDYTGDGEPIQAWSVMSGGSWAGNIAGTTPTSFSPQNKEFFQKTIGGNWANIVEVDYEKLNKGIGLATYLDQSVTKSNRPGMIRVNLPDKDIKTIAPAFGKQYYYSTKGDNLHTKMETPLFDLTNATTAKFDFKSLYEIEAEYDFLEVHAVTEDGQQTLIEKLGEKANSGNAHSTNGKWIDKSYDLSQFKGKKVKLTFEYITDGGLALNGFLLDNASLNVDGKVVFSDDAEGTPQFKLDGFAVSNGTEKKKHNYYVEWRNYAGSDNALKYARGPEYNTGMVVWYADSAYTDNWVGLHPGHGFLGVVDSHPEAIVGTLNGKPTVASSTRFQIADAAFSFDKTPAWKVVSPTRGTYTYNGLAGVPKFDDSKTYINKQIPDAGRILPNLGLKFEVVGQADDNSAGAVRLYR
- a CDS encoding aldehyde dehydrogenase; this translates as MSVSSIVNKQKAYFYNGHTRSVEVRKNNLKKLYKGIQRFEEEIFQALKLDLNKSVHESFTTEVGYVLKEISFQLKHISSWSKPKRVRTALTHFGSKGKVVPEPYGVTLIIAPWNYPFQLAIAPLVGALAAGNTIVLKPSELTPNVSKVLTRMLEELFQEELVAVVEGGVEESTALLKEPFDYIFFTGSVGVGKVVMEAAAKRLTPLTLELGGKSPCIVHKDAKIDVTARRIVWGKFLNAGQTCVAPDYMYVHASVKEQLIEALRHEIAEQYGKDPLNNDNYVRIVTERHFERLCTFLKDGKTVIGGNYKKETLHIEPTVLTNVTWQSTVMEDEIFGPILPIVEYDNIEEVIGTIQQHPKPLALYVFSEDKEVQKKVTSNISYGGGCINDVVYHLATPYLPFGGVGSSGLGSYHGEESFRTFSHYKSILAQSTAFDMKIRYSSTKSALKFIRKLLK
- the potA gene encoding spermidine/putrescine ABC transporter ATP-binding protein PotA; its protein translation is MKKIIKVEAVEKHFGNQVIIPPLSLDIKEGEFLTILGPSGCGKTTLLRMIAGFETPTKGNLLLDDEKINDLPPYKRHMNLVFQHYALFPHMNVEKNICFGMKMQKVPAAEQKERAEEAMRLTQLLEFRNRKPAKLSGGQQQRVAIARAIVNNPRVLLLDEPLGALDFKLRKDLQRELKNLQRNLGITFIYVTHDQEEAMSMSDRIVVMNKGHIEQIGTPKEIYNKPKTMFVATFIGENNIVKNGEGYVAIRPENVKVRSVEEPILKEYHLGHIEDVEFVGNMEKLYVRDEKTSELLMAYQTAEEAAQWSIGDNVYVGWEQEDEVTLN
- the potB gene encoding spermidine/putrescine ABC transporter permease PotB, whose translation is MKKGKLLALPTVAWLLIFFLIPLLFVLAFAFMQRGAYGTVEMQFTLENIARVFDPLYMGTLWETVKIAVITTVICLVIGYPFAYTITIVDRKYRSILLLLATIPFWINFLVRSYAWIVILRSQGLVNTLLLKLGIISEPLNLLYNTPSVILGMVYSLLPFMILPVYAAIEQLDKRKLEAAYDLGATPAKAFWNVTVPMTMSGIATGSILVFVSSIGMFVVSDVMGGSKVALIGNVIQNQFLGARDWPFGSALSMIVVLFSVLLIYLYYRATKVYKYDGNGGE
- the potC gene encoding spermidine/putrescine ABC transporter permease PotC yields the protein MKKFLVSYSWLILLFLYFPMMVLMVYSFNDSRINAEWEGFTFHWYTDLFQKQDVIDAFINSMTIAIVTTIVTTVLGVIFAIAVHRYKYRYEGAINGLVYLPILIPDILMGLSLLILFSQLGMELGKTTIIIAHITFSISFVVVILAARLSGMGRDLEEAANDLGATPWQTFRYVTFPAIAPGVISAALLTFTLSIDDFVISFFVSGPGSTTLPLYIYSMVKRGVSPEINALSTILIVAIVGLMVLSEIFRNKGADGEENSGGHLPL
- the potD gene encoding spermidine/putrescine ABC transporter substrate-binding protein PotD: MKLMKRLAGAAISFSLVAGVLAGCGEKKEELNIYSWADNFDEQVLRDFEKKYNVKVNYDKYASNEEMLAKLQAGGAKYDLIQPSDYMVKTMAKMDLLAPLDKKNIPNIENMVSNFKTPAFDPENKYSLVYTWGVTGIAYNKKYVKEAPTSWADLWNEKYKGHVTLLNDSREVLGMGLKKHGFSNSTKDDAQLKTAATDLQKLLPNLLAFDTDNIKQKFITEDAWIGTVWSGDAAFIAKDNKDVEYVVPKEGGTIWADTLAIPKGAKNKELAEKFMNYLLDEKVSVKNYESIGYSNPNEKAHPLHSKEYRDNHMIFLTKEELDRTEWLVDVDDKLKDYDRYWTELKTKGK
- a CDS encoding phosphatase PAP2 family protein; amino-acid sequence: MKKKLHQYEVVCIVLLLAVFGIVAWRVHVGGVTVMDTYVRGLVKGLQTEDSLTFFSHYTKLGSAIGIVTTLVISLLVFWRKRYYAAMIVYPMGILITHLVNKGIKEVVKRERPSLNEALDALGYSFPSGHAMLSIMTFGFLAYIIAANLKSVTGKYVITILMGIVIVLIGLSRVILNVHYPTDILAGYCVGGILLIMTIYCHRLLTERLGLNKER